One window of the Fusobacterium animalis 7_1 genome contains the following:
- a CDS encoding DUF4367 domain-containing protein has translation MKKILLISVLCLAIIACGKKEKAQQEATQATETTQGQSTEVPNPFIEAKNLEEASKIAGFTLSVPANYEDYKKQTIQAIENDMIEVIYFNDTDNEGLRIRKAIGTDDISGDYNEYKDVETVKVGDVEVTEKGSDGDIAVVIWNDGTYSYAIDAGEAKLNSEAIANLIANIK, from the coding sequence ATGAAAAAAATATTATTAATATCGGTTTTATGTTTAGCTATTATTGCTTGTGGAAAAAAAGAGAAAGCACAACAAGAGGCTACACAAGCGACAGAAACTACACAAGGGCAAAGTACTGAAGTACCTAATCCTTTTATTGAAGCTAAAAATTTAGAGGAGGCTTCTAAAATAGCAGGATTTACTTTATCTGTTCCAGCAAATTATGAAGATTATAAAAAGCAAACAATTCAAGCTATTGAAAATGATATGATAGAAGTAATTTATTTTAATGATACAGATAATGAAGGATTGCGTATAAGAAAGGCAATAGGTACAGATGATATAAGTGGAGATTATAACGAATATAAAGATGTTGAAACTGTAAAAGTTGGAGATGTAGAAGTTACTGAAAAAGGTAGTGATGGTGATATTGCTGTTGTTATTTGGAATGATGGAACATATTCTTATGCAATAGACGCTGGTGAGGCTAAGTTAAATTCTGAAGCTATTGCTAATTTAATTGCAAATATTAAATAA
- a CDS encoding tRNA-dihydrouridine synthase: protein MSNIFSQIKVKGVNFSNRIVMAPMVHFGYKNKNGNMEEKLLNTYLNYADKGIGLIISQALLVADKKEIVGDVSNWAGIYSNEHIKYLRKISDTYHKYGTKFIAQLNTLNFKFLEKNSNDINRLSKEDLIYLRDCFIKSAKFCQEAGLDGIELHGAHTYFFNMLSSEISNKREDNYGGNLIERLNLVKEIIEAIKSFSKDDFIISYRMGWTENINTDIETAKALEKLGVDILHVSSGIPEDRKLKLPDEFEYNDFVYTGIQVKKNVNIPVIVVNDIKTLSRGNKLIEDGDCDFVAYGRPFLSDPNFIIHSIK from the coding sequence ATGTCAAATATATTTAGTCAAATTAAAGTAAAGGGAGTTAACTTTTCTAATAGAATTGTAATGGCCCCTATGGTGCATTTTGGTTATAAAAATAAAAATGGAAATATGGAAGAAAAATTACTTAATACATATCTAAACTATGCAGATAAAGGGATAGGTTTGATAATTAGCCAAGCACTATTAGTTGCAGATAAAAAAGAAATAGTTGGAGATGTTTCAAACTGGGCAGGAATATATTCTAATGAACATATTAAATATTTAAGAAAAATTTCTGATACCTATCATAAATATGGCACTAAATTTATAGCACAGTTAAATACTTTAAATTTTAAATTTCTTGAAAAAAATTCAAATGATATTAATAGATTGTCAAAAGAAGATTTAATTTATCTTAGAGATTGTTTTATAAAGAGTGCTAAATTTTGCCAAGAAGCTGGACTTGATGGTATTGAATTACATGGTGCTCATACATATTTTTTTAATATGCTATCCTCAGAAATTTCTAACAAAAGAGAAGATAATTATGGTGGAAATTTGATTGAAAGATTAAATTTAGTAAAAGAAATTATAGAAGCTATAAAAAGTTTTTCAAAAGATGATTTTATTATTTCTTATAGAATGGGTTGGACTGAAAATATAAATACTGATATTGAAACTGCAAAAGCTCTTGAAAAATTAGGAGTTGATATATTACATGTATCTAGTGGAATACCAGAAGATAGAAAATTAAAATTACCTGATGAATTTGAATATAATGATTTTGTCTACACAGGTATTCAAGTTAAAAAAAATGTTAATATTCCTGTTATTGTTGTAAATGATATAAAAACTTTAAGTAGAGGTAATAAATTAATTGAAGATGGAGATTGTGATTTTGTTGCCTATGGAAGACCATTCTTATCTGATCCTAATTTTATAATACACTCAATAAAATAA
- a CDS encoding ABC transporter ATP-binding protein gives MLNNLKMLLDKDYTPVKKATYYQLLDILFNMIIYTILFLTIYSLIEKSFTMNKIYWYSGLLLIALIFKSHFGGWGMVKMQKTGSTASKDLRIAMGDHVKKLNLGYFNSHNLGYLINILTMDITDFEQAITHNIPDLLKVLVLSVYLLLITFFINFKLAIIQIIVVLLTIPILKVGGEKLEKIGVEKKTVSAKLISTIIEYISGIEVFKSFGVIGDKFERLEKGFRDLKKYSIKLELAAVPYVLLFQIIIDLLFPILLLLAVRFFMNGELEAKMLVGFIVLSLTLTNVIRNFSASYSITRYLFLSVAKISDTLNYPIISYKDEDFTFSSYDISFEDVDFSYTEDRKVLKDINFTAKNNEITALVGKSGSGKSTVMSLIARFWDTTKGSIKIGGKDIKEVNPDSLLKNISMVFQDVYLINDTIYENIRIGNLNASKEEIMNAAKIANCHDFISKLPKGYDTYIGEEGSTLSGGEKQRISIARALLKNSPIILLDEATASLDADSEHEIKMAINELIRDKTVIIIAHRLNTIKDANKIIVMDDGKIIESGNHEKLMNDKGTYYSMFTAMEKAKEFSI, from the coding sequence ATGTTAAATAATTTAAAAATGTTATTAGATAAAGATTATACTCCTGTAAAAAAAGCTACTTATTATCAATTATTAGATATTTTATTTAATATGATAATTTACACTATTTTATTTTTAACAATATATTCACTGATAGAAAAATCTTTTACTATGAATAAAATCTATTGGTATTCTGGACTTTTGCTTATAGCCCTTATTTTTAAAAGTCATTTTGGTGGCTGGGGTATGGTTAAAATGCAAAAAACTGGAAGTACAGCCTCAAAAGATTTAAGAATAGCAATGGGGGATCATGTTAAAAAATTAAATTTAGGTTATTTTAATAGCCATAATTTAGGATATTTAATCAATATATTAACTATGGATATAACAGATTTTGAACAAGCAATAACTCATAATATTCCTGATTTATTAAAAGTTTTAGTTTTGAGTGTTTATTTGTTGCTTATAACTTTCTTTATAAATTTTAAACTTGCTATAATTCAAATTATTGTTGTATTATTAACTATACCTATTCTTAAAGTTGGTGGAGAAAAATTAGAAAAAATTGGAGTGGAAAAGAAAACAGTATCTGCTAAATTAATTTCAACTATTATAGAATATATAAGTGGAATTGAAGTTTTTAAAAGTTTTGGAGTTATAGGAGATAAATTTGAAAGATTAGAAAAAGGATTTAGAGATTTAAAAAAATATTCTATAAAATTAGAACTTGCTGCTGTTCCTTATGTTTTGCTATTTCAAATAATTATAGACTTGTTATTTCCTATTCTTCTATTATTAGCAGTTAGATTTTTTATGAATGGAGAATTGGAAGCTAAGATGCTAGTAGGCTTTATAGTTTTAAGTTTAACACTTACTAATGTTATAAGAAATTTTTCAGCTAGTTATTCAATAACAAGATATTTATTTCTTTCAGTTGCTAAAATTTCTGATACTTTAAATTATCCAATTATTTCTTATAAAGATGAAGATTTTACTTTTTCAAGCTATGATATAAGTTTTGAAGATGTTGACTTCTCTTATACAGAAGATAGAAAAGTTTTAAAAGATATCAATTTCACAGCAAAAAATAATGAAATAACTGCCTTAGTTGGAAAATCTGGTTCTGGAAAATCTACTGTTATGAGTTTGATAGCAAGATTTTGGGATACAACAAAGGGAAGTATAAAAATTGGAGGAAAGGATATAAAAGAGGTTAATCCTGATTCACTTTTAAAAAATATAAGTATGGTATTCCAAGATGTTTATTTAATTAATGATACTATTTATGAAAATATTAGAATAGGTAACTTAAATGCTAGTAAAGAAGAAATTATGAATGCTGCAAAAATAGCAAACTGTCATGATTTTATTTCTAAATTACCAAAGGGCTATGATACTTATATAGGTGAAGAGGGAAGTACATTGTCAGGTGGAGAAAAACAAAGAATTTCAATAGCAAGAGCATTATTAAAAAATTCTCCAATAATATTATTAGATGAAGCTACTGCCTCTCTTGATGCTGACAGTGAACATGAAATAAAAATGGCTATAAATGAATTGATAAGAGATAAGACTGTTATAATTATTGCTCATAGATTAAATACTATAAAAGATGCAAATAAAATAATAGTTATGGATGATGGAAAAATTATTGAGAGTGGTAATCATGAAAAACTTATGAATGATAAAGGAACTTATTATTCAATGTTTACTGCTATGGAAAAAGCAAAGGAATTCAGTATATAA
- a CDS encoding ABC transporter ATP-binding protein, which yields MKQKSNFTFLLSYAKNEKYKLYLSAFLSVCSSILMVVPYILIYNIILELLKTDLDYNRIKKLAIYTAILIVVRLILFILSGVFSHVAAFNILYNIRMQAVKHLGNINLGYFREKNIGEIKKSINEDVEKLENFLAHQIPDLAAAITTPIVILVFLFFLEWRIAIFLIIPIILAILTQFAMFKGYGKRLDKYNSLLQRLTSTITQYIKGMNVFKAFNLTAHSFKKYIDINNEYTKNWHEMTDDFKNPYGVFLTVVDSALIFVIPSGGYLYLTDKINISTFLIFLLLSYTFLTSLKTLMQFAGTFSFVLAGANNVRSMIEFPIQNDGKNLKDINFKEDISFNDVTFSYDKNDVLKNINLILRPNTITALVGPSGSGKTTIAYLLGRFWDIQKGSIKIGDIDIKDIDVNYLLSNISYVFQDIFMLTDTIFENIKMGLDKTKEEVYQAAKDAEIHEFIMSLPNGYDTIIGDGYIKLSGGEKQRISIARCLLKNSPIVVLDEITAYSDIENEAKIQNAIRNLLKDKTAIIIAHRLYTIKDVDNIIVLNEGEIVESGKHQDLITKENGLYKHLWEVK from the coding sequence ATGAAACAAAAAAGCAATTTTACTTTTCTTCTTTCTTATGCAAAAAATGAAAAATATAAATTATATCTTTCAGCTTTTTTAAGTGTATGTAGTTCAATACTTATGGTTGTACCTTATATACTTATATATAATATTATTTTGGAGCTATTAAAAACAGATTTAGACTATAATAGAATTAAGAAACTAGCTATCTATACTGCAATTTTAATAGTTGTAAGATTAATATTATTTATATTATCTGGGGTATTTTCACATGTAGCAGCATTTAATATACTTTATAATATTAGAATGCAGGCAGTAAAACATTTAGGAAATATTAATTTAGGATATTTTAGAGAAAAAAATATTGGTGAGATAAAAAAGTCTATAAATGAAGATGTTGAAAAACTAGAAAATTTCCTAGCACATCAAATTCCAGATTTAGCAGCAGCAATAACAACTCCAATAGTTATATTAGTATTTTTATTTTTCTTAGAATGGAGAATAGCAATATTTTTAATTATTCCTATAATACTTGCTATTTTAACTCAATTTGCTATGTTTAAAGGTTATGGTAAGCGTTTAGATAAGTATAATTCTTTACTTCAAAGATTGACTTCAACAATAACACAATATATAAAGGGAATGAATGTATTTAAAGCCTTTAACTTAACAGCACATTCTTTTAAAAAATATATTGATATAAATAATGAATATACAAAAAATTGGCATGAAATGACAGATGATTTTAAAAATCCTTATGGAGTATTTTTAACAGTTGTGGACTCTGCATTAATTTTTGTTATTCCAAGTGGAGGTTATTTGTATTTAACAGATAAAATTAATATTTCAACATTTTTAATATTTTTACTTTTAAGTTACACATTTTTAACATCTTTAAAAACATTAATGCAATTTGCAGGAACTTTTTCTTTTGTTTTAGCAGGAGCAAATAATGTTAGAAGTATGATTGAATTTCCAATTCAAAATGATGGAAAAAATTTAAAAGATATTAATTTTAAAGAAGATATTTCATTTAATGATGTTACTTTTTCTTATGATAAAAATGATGTTTTAAAGAATATTAACCTAATTTTAAGACCTAATACAATAACTGCACTTGTTGGACCATCAGGTTCTGGAAAGACAACCATTGCTTATCTATTAGGTAGATTTTGGGATATTCAAAAGGGAAGTATTAAAATTGGAGATATTGATATAAAGGATATAGATGTAAATTATTTATTATCTAATATTTCTTATGTATTCCAAGATATTTTTATGCTGACAGATACAATTTTTGAAAATATCAAAATGGGACTTGATAAGACAAAAGAAGAAGTATATCAGGCTGCAAAAGATGCTGAAATTCATGAATTTATTATGAGCTTACCAAATGGCTATGATACCATCATTGGTGATGGGTATATAAAATTAAGTGGTGGAGAAAAACAAAGAATTTCAATAGCAAGATGTCTACTTAAAAATAGTCCAATAGTTGTTTTAGATGAAATAACAGCATATTCTGATATAGAAAATGAAGCTAAAATACAAAATGCTATTAGAAATTTATTAAAAGATAAAACAGCTATTATAATAGCCCACAGATTATATACTATAAAAGATGTTGATAATATTATTGTGTTAAATGAAGGAGAAATTGTAGAAAGTGGAAAACACCAAGATTTAATCACAAAAGAAAATGGCTTATATAAACATCTTTGGGAGGTGAAATAA